Below is a window of Gloeocapsa sp. DLM2.Bin57 DNA.
GTGTGGGGGTTGACAAAGTACGCTTATTTGACCTACAATTTTAGATAATGGGAATCTGTCTATTAATATCTATATTTGTAATTAATTATAGTTATCAAGGTTGACTGACCTAACTTCTTCCCTCTTGCCTCTTCCCTCTTGCCTAATTCCTTTCAGTCAAAATCTCATAACCATCAGCGGTAACTAAAATAGTATGTTCAAATTGAGCAGACAGAGAATTATCTACAGTTACTACAGTCCAACGATCGCTCAAAGTTTTGGTAAATTTTGAACCCTGGTTGACGATTGGCTCAATAGCTAAAGTCATTCCTGGGCGTAATGTAGAATTTGGTAACTGATTATTGCGGAAATTAAATACAGCAGGTGCTTCATGTAGATTTCTGCCTATACCGTGTCCTGTATATTCTTCGACTACGCTATATCCTTGGGCTTTAACATAATCTTCGATCGCTCCTGCGATATCCAAAAGACAATTACCTGGTTTTACTTGTGCTATAGCGAGAGCTAACGCTTCTTGGGCTACTCTTTGTAACTTTAAGGCTTCTTCCGAGGCTTGACCTACAGCTATAGTGATACATGAATCAGCGTGATAACCCCGTTGATGTGCACCTGTATCAACCTTAAGTAAATCTCCTGCACGAATTATTTTATTACTTTTGGGGATACCGTGGACTACTTCGTGATTAATCGAAGCGCAAATCGAACCAGGGAAACCATGATAACCTTTAAAACTAGGGATTGCACCCATTTCCTCAATGCGTTTTTGAGCGTAGGTATCTAAATCGGCGGTAGTCATACCTGGTTCAACCATAG
It encodes the following:
- the map gene encoding type I methionyl aminopeptidase, whose protein sequence is MKIIQNLLFTQIRKQLSSPPVMRQSRRGIEIKSAAEIDIMRHSGKIVATVLAEIAAMVEPGMTTADLDTYAQKRIEEMGAIPSFKGYHGFPGSICASINHEVVHGIPKSNKIIRAGDLLKVDTGAHQRGYHADSCITIAVGQASEEALKLQRVAQEALALAIAQVKPGNCLLDIAGAIEDYVKAQGYSVVEEYTGHGIGRNLHEAPAVFNFRNNQLPNSTLRPGMTLAIEPIVNQGSKFTKTLSDRWTVVTVDNSLSAQFEHTILVTADGYEILTERN